One Triticum dicoccoides isolate Atlit2015 ecotype Zavitan chromosome 3B, WEW_v2.0, whole genome shotgun sequence genomic window, ggttcggaccagcacttagagatgcattggcccgggggtggctgaataaagatgaccctcgagagagcgactcccaagggaaaagtaggttgtggtgaagcaaatggtaaaactaaggttgggccttgctggaggagttttattcaaagcgaactgtcaagggggtcccataaatcacccaaccgtgtaaggaacgcaaaatccgggaacataacaccaatatgacagaaactagggcggcaagagtggaacaaaacaccaggcataaggccgagccttccaccctttaccaagtatatagatgcattaataatataagagatattgtgatatcccaacataaccttgtccaccatggagcaatcttcatcttcacctgcaactaacaatcctataagagggctgagcgaagcagtaacatagccaaaacaacggtttgctaggaagggtacaaaggttagaggttcatggcaatttggggaggcttgaagaacaagtgataggaagcaactagcatagcaatgatagtagtgagatccagggtagcgatcatctttgctgaaatcccacaaggaagaagaacgggtccatgaagaagatgaagccacgaagatgaaccacacgtagacgaacgcatcctcacgatcgcaacgaaacgggaactatcgagaagaaagcacaaaacatggtaaacacaccacacatagacaatacatgatgcacaacaagcatgatgcatgacaaagctacatgaagctactcatggcaagatatgatgcaaacaataacaacacatcaaagcaagtttaaatgaggccggaaacaacatataacaattctggtaagtcctcatatgcaagtttagaaattggtccagaactgaacaaaccttatgttcaagttgttaaacagcaagttaagatgcaccaagatgatctatgtgAGATTCTAGTCaacttacatataaagttcattatatttagagctacggcctagaagatatgagcaaaacaagttaagcatggcatttatgcaaaatgcatacaaacatcaagcaaacaccacaaaacatggatgcaacatgataatatgaagctacatgcaaaaacaagcaagtttcatatagagcacactcaaaacggagcaacggttcaacacatacactagacaagttatagcaacaagatGTCcataatagcaactaggcatattgcaagcaccaaaacaacatgctacagtaccacaatgtgagaacaaaaggcatggacatgaagtacagataaagcatgacaaaacatgaacactgagctatctccagaaatcactagatcatgctcaaaagggcatggcaagattgcaaataataacaatttcagGCTTAGCAGGAATAGCATCAAgttacaatgtttagagctatcaaacaacatgttacaggaacttatcatggaaaacaaagtcatggcatgaatctactaattgcatataacaaaagtcccttagtgaccatgagccaaaagggcacagaaaatatgatggcatccatgtaaacatggcaaaagatatgacagattcatacatggcagcaacaacaataagtaggcatgttggtgagcttgtaccactcaccacagagcaaaacatggcatggcaaggcaaacaacattaagaatacatgtttatgaagccaagcacggcaagatcaagttcatagggtgcatggatcactagcaacatttatgaaacattgaacttaatgttaacaggctgacagcaacattatttagcaactttgagagcaagattaaaacaagctacaacaggctataaatgtaaCCAGGGGCATTAagggatagagaatgacatgtataacaaatcatccttagtgaacatctccagattatgcatagaatgacttgtagcagcaggtttacatagcaacaaaatataacagaatcagccaagcaaaacagcaacagcaagtgccctacttaacaagctcgatgcactcagcacacaactcacaaaaaataGATGGATGGCACCtcggtaaagatggcatgacatagatcaaaacacatgtagacatcaacctcataggatgcacacatcaaacatggcaaaaatgacaaatcaagttataacagtttcagcaggttaacatcacatagcactcttgcaacgatgattcaggcatcaagatggactcaaatgaacatgatgcaatggaatgaaatgaagtactcgtcgaggcgaacaatttgacatattacgcgCACGAAAcgaagcagtatgcagcaagttatgatgcgatgaacatggcatgaaaataacaaaacATCAGGGACTTAggcaaaaacggggtcaaccttagggttcatccggatctggatctggcgcgtttCACGAGGATCGCCGGAGCTGCACGCCGGCGAGCTCGGTGGGACAGCGGGATGATGCGGAAGACGAGTTGAAGGGCGGATCCGGGGCGGTGGCGGCCATCCGACGAGGAGTGGCGCCGGCGAGGAGCGGGGCTGCCGGATCCGGTCGTCGAGGCGGCGACGGGCTGCGACGGCCGGGGAGGCGCGGCCGTGCGCGGAGGGGCGCCAGCGCGGCCCTCCGGTGGGCGCGAGCGAcgaggcgaggaggcggcggggtcggctggcttcggcggcggaggcggaggtcgATGGCGGCGGGGACCGAGGCGGGCgcgagcggcgaggcgtgcggcgcCGACGAGGCGGCAGACGACGATGAAGTCCGGCGGACGCGCGGGTTGTGGGGCTCGCGATGGGCCCTGGCGGGCCTGGCGGCaaggtggagagagagagggcgaggtgGCGGCGCCAGAGTGGTTGCGGCGGCGGGGTTGCTGACATGGCACGACGGGATTGGCCGgagcgacgtgtccggcggacatgtccggcgcgggcggacgtgtCTGGCGGCGTGAGGAGGGAgacgctagggttagggtaggattagACCACGAATTTGGAgggggaggcacctatttatagattctgggagctaggagagtccaaatgaggtgcggttttcgcccacacgatcgtgatcgaacgaccgagagcatggaggggagtttgctgggttttgggccactttggaagggtgttcggctgcaagacaaaagaggctttacggttacccggttaaccattggagtatcaagcgACCTcccaatggcacgaaacttgacaggcggtctaccggtgctataccaaggccgcttggcaaacctcgggccattccgagaaagtttaacacccgctcacaacgagagacaaaaaagGGACgctagaggacataggagtgtcggattgcaaaatggacaacggggaaaatgctcggatgcatgaaacgaacacgtatgcaaaatgaaatgcacatgacaacatgatatgaaatgcatatgatgacaaggcaaagtgcaacacgcaagcaaaagatatggcaacgacggcgaataactggcggacacctcgcGCAACGGATccagggcattacaacactcctccactaacaagagatctcgtcccgagatcttaggaccgagacggaagggaaaaaggatgaggtgaagcaagtactcaagagaagaagcaaagaatcgagagcacttgagaagaagagaggaacgacgagaatgacgagaatcgaaaactcacGGGATCAGATAGgccatgaaaccactctggttagaacgagataagaaacgaataagaccgaaaaggatttaggcagcactccggctgaaacatggaggaatagaacacgagcttcacccaaagagatggcacttgacgagatgaccaATGCAATGCCTCTGGAGGAATTGAAATAATTGAATGAAAaggacttagaaggaaggattgaatgaagttgttgagaaaatcaacaacgaaagaatatgcttgttgtggacttatggaaaacatctcaaaattacgaggtgataaccgaccacaaacggaaaagattaaatagctgagaagaacgaagaaatgcaaaactccacttcaaaaggatacggagaattaattgcacttcgagatgcaagaagaaaaggtACTTGCATTTCTCCAACAAAatgttgatgaactcttgaagaatgaattaaatcatgaagaaccaccataaagaactccggtaacaaaaggatgacgagataaaattaaAGGATGAAAtggataagattaaagccttgcgatgatttagatggaggttccgacgagagggccgaggaaatttgaactccgggaaagaaaagatggagaacacttggaactagaatttcttcctcaagaacaaactctgaaggaagggagtaatcactttgaggaaataagaataagatttattgtatgcttatccttcatcaaattaaattgatgataagcaatgggttttgcatattacttattcttcttgagaaggattgagaagtgacatatcgcaaacttgagaaggtcttcatgaaccaccggtaggattgaaaagaacgactggattaatatgataaccaaagaaaagaatcttgaacgaaccatcgttagaattcggaaatgattgacgaaagagaatgaatcaccgggaagaattagaagaacaaataagctagagggaatttagatgcaaaagaacgaagagatcatgaagctgattaaagaacacttgaacggagcatcgggataattggataatggtagatgtagtgtgaggacgaagaatttttctggaacgatggcctccggtgaaaagaaatgaaaaaaaacaactcctgacatactccggatgggtaagaaaaaggaatatctgacaaatggaattattcgagaggataacatgaagctagaaccgcgaatcttcgagagaacgggcagaaTTTAAGAGAAAtcttcttctttggtcttcaaacgatgacgagaaacaccaccaaaattactgagatactccgagagaatgaaaaacaaagggggttgagccaacaatgaaaataatttgaaagagatcttggagaaggcatgtgactgatgggatccattcttaagtCACAAATGAAAAAAATTGAGaattaactccgggggaattagaagagtcaggtaagatcctgggaaaagacctgtgggttaggggccactaaaagaaaacaccgttggaaagggttgttgaagagttagatgatgcaccggaatgattaaaatatttgaatgaggtgacaacctcgaattaattggaacacagacgaatctcctgagatgtcttctgaactccagaatgattgaatggcgagaggcaacgagcaaggagaacacttgatccgagggaaaagaatgtgatcaacccgaaagaaCTTGAatagagtccaccggagaagaaaagagttgaagaatgacaaacaagacgagaaatcaccggttgaaataattgagggaaagactgaagagactccacacgaatggaattgatactcgaaacagactcaggctccgggaagaagagggtgggagggcgggaaaaacaaagacaacttggaagggggaaccgacgaatatcttgaagataaAAGCacgggttgaaatcattgaggaaagaaagcaaaggcttcgcacaagtaggatggatactcgattacagactccggcttcgagaagaaaaaggggtgggcgggtgaaagaaaacaactgaggattgaactcaaagatgaagaagctcgagtcaacttgacgagaaatgcaccggatggaaagagctgagaaccaacgaacgaaaaactaaccgcgtgatcctaaagaaaaatttgaacgggaagaggagtaattcaaaacacctacgtcaagattccttactagagcgacgaaggggcagaggagtaaaaagaattcctactctccgatataactagactcagaaatcagctttcttctagactcaacagcggccaaactacacgatcaatcaagggggctcctagggtcggtcgaggctctgataccaacttgtcacgcccaatatgcgaccctatctaaaaggaactcgaaggtcccaccaaggataggcccgcatattgaaatgcttttgcaaggtggatatcattacatcaacattacataatagatggggatacatacaagaggcacacaatgccacatgaatacaacatcatcttacataagagcaccatccaactacggatgaaacacaaacagaaactcaaacgacatccaccctgctagcccaggctgccgacctggaacctatcccctgatcgaagaagaagcagaagaagaactccaaacaagcaaacatcgctctcgcgtcatgatcatcgcataacctgtacctgcaactgttgttgtagtaatctgtgagccacgaggactcagcaatcccattaccatgggtatcaagactagcaaagcttaatgggaaggaaggggtaaagtggtgaggttgcagcagcgactaagcataatatggtggctaacatacgcaaatgagagcgagaagagaaacaaaggaacggtcgtgaagctagcaatgatcaagaggtgatcctgaactcctacttacgtcaaacataacccagaaaccgtgttcacttctcagactccgccgagaagagaccatcacggctacacactcggttgatgcgttttaattcagatctagtgtcaagttatctacaaccggacattaacaaattcccatctgccacataaccatgggcacggctctcgaaagtttataccctgcaggggtgtcccaacttagcccatgataagctctcgcgatcaacgaaggatattccttctcccaggaagacccgatcagtctcggaatcccggtttacaagacatctcgacaatggtaaaaccagaccagcaaagccgcccgatgcgccgacaatcccgataggagctgcacatatctcgttctcagggcaacaccggataagtcaagctacgagtaaaaccagacctcgagtttctccaagggggccccgcaggctgctcggttcggaccagcacttagagatgcactggcccgggggggctgaataaagatgacactcgagagagcgactcccaagggaaaagtaggtggtggtgaagcaaatggtaaaaccaaggttgggccttgctggaggagttttattcaaagcgaactgtcaagggggccccataaatcacccaaccgcgtaaggaacgcaaaatccgggaacataacaccggtaagagtggaacaaaacaccaggcataaggccgagccttccaccctttaccaagtatatagatgcattaataatataagagatattgagatatcccaacataaccttgtccaccatggagcaatcttcatcttcacctgcaactaacaacgctataagagggctgagcaaagcggtaacatagccaaaacaacggtttgctaggaagggtacaaaggttagaggttcatggcaatttggggaggcttgaagaacaagtgataggaagcgcagcatagcgatagaacgaagcaactagcatagcaatgatagtattgagatccagggtagcggtcatcttgcctgaaatcctgcaaggaagaagaacgagtccatgaagaagatgaagccacgaagacgaaccacatgtAGAAGAAcgcatcctcacaatcgcaacgaaacgggaactatcgagaagaaagcacacaacatggtaaacacaccacacatagacaagacatgatgcacaacaagcatgatgcatgacaaagctacatgaaactattcatggcaagatatgatgcaaacaataacaacacatcaaagcaagtttaaatgaggccggaaacaacatataacaattccggtaagtcctcatatgcaagtttagaaattgatccagaactgaataaaccttatgttcaagttgttaaacagcaagttaggatgcaccaagatgatccacGCGAGATTCTAgtaaagttacatataaagttcattatatttagagctacggcctagaagatatgatcaaaacaagttaagcatggcatttatgcaaaatgcatacaaacatcaagcaaacacctcaaaacatggatgcaacatgataatatgaagctatatgcaaaaacaagcaagtttcatatagagcacactcaaaacggagcaacagttcaacacatacactatacaagttatagcaacaatctgtccataacagcaactaggcatattgcaagcaccaaaacaacatgctacagtaccacaatgtgagaacaaaaggcatggagatGAAGtaaaggtaaagcatgacaaaagttgaacactgagctatctccagaaatcactagatcatgctcaaaagggcatggcaagattgcaaataataacaatttcagGCTTAGCAGGAATAGCATCAAgttacaatgtttagagctatcaaacaacatgttacaggaacttatcatggcaaacaaaggcatggcatgaatctactaattgcatataacaaaagtcccttagtgaccatgagccaaaagggcatagAAAATATcatggcatccatgtaaacatggcaaaagatatgacagattcatacatggcaggaacaacaataagtaggcatgttggtgagcttggaccactcaccacagagcaaaacatggcatggcaaggcaaccaacattaagaatacatgtttatgaagctaatcatggcaagatcaagttcataaggttcatggatcactagcaacatttatggaaacattgaacttaatgttaacaggctgacagcaacattatttagcaactttgagagcaagattaaaacaagctacaacaggctataaatgtaaCCAGGGTCATGAATGGATAaagaatgacatgtataacaaatcatccttagttaacatctccagattatgcatagaatgacttgaagcagcaggtttacatagcaacaaaatataacagaatcagccaagcaaaacagcaacaacaagtgccCTACTTAACaggctcgatgcactcagcacacaactcacaaaaatacatggatggcacctctgtaaatatggcatgacatagatcaaaacacatgtagacatcaacctcataggatgcacacatcaaacatggcaaaaatgacaaatcatcaagttataacagtttcagcaggttaacatcacatagcactcttgcaacgatgattcaggaatCAAGATGGacacaaatgaacatgatgcaatggaatgaaatgaagtactcgtcgaggtgaacaatttgacatattacgcgCACAGAAcgaagcagtatgcagcaagttatgatgcgatgaacatgtcaTGAAAATAACAAAACATCAGGGACGggcaaaaacggggtcaaccttagggttcatccggatctggatctggcgcgtttCACGAGGATCTCCGAAGCTGCACGTCGGCGAGCTCGGCGGGACAGCGGGACGGCGCCGAAGACGAGTGGAAGGGTGGATCCGGGGCGGCGAGGAGCGGCGCCGGTGAGGAGCGGGGCCGCCGGATCCGGTCGTCGGGGCGGCGACGGGCTGCGACGGCCGGGGAGGCGCGGCCGGGCGCGAGGGGTGCCGGCACAGAGCGGCAGCGCGGCCCTCCGGTGAGTGCGGGCGAcgaggcgaggaggcggcggggccggctgGCTTCGGCGNNNNNNNNNNNNNNNNNNNNNNNNNNNNNNNNNNNNNNNNNNNNNNNNNNNNNNNNNNNNNNNNNNNNNNNNNNNNNNNNNNNNNNNNNNNNNNNNNNNNNNNNNNNNNNNNNNNNNNNNNNNNNNNNNNNNNNNNNNNNNNNNNNNNNNNNNNNNNNNNNNNNNNNNNNNNNNNNNNNNNNNNNNNNNNNNNNNNNNNNNNNNNNNNNNNNNNNNNNNNNNNNNNNNNNNNNNNNNNNNNNNNNNNNNNNNNNNNNNNNNNNNNNNNNNNNNNNNNNNNNNNNNNNNNNNNNNNNNNNNNNNNNNNNNNNNNNNNNNNNNNNNNNNNNNNNNNNNNNNNNNNNNNNNNNNNNNNNNNNNNNNNNNNNNNNNNNNNNNNNNNNNNNNNNNNNNNNNNNNNNNNNNNNNNNNNNNNNNNNNNNNNNNNNNNNNNNNNNNNNNNNNNNNNNGacgaggcggcggacggcggcaaAGTCCGACAGACGCGCGGGTTGCAGGGCGCGGCGACGGGCGGCTCGGGCCCGGGCGGCCCGAGGCGGGATCGCGATGGGCCCcagcgggcctggcggcggggtggagagagagagagggcgaggtggcggcgcccgagtggctgcggcggcggggttgCTGACGTGGCGCGACGGGATTGGCCGgagcgacgtgtccggcggacatgtctggcgcgggcggacgtgtctggcggcgcgaggaggaagacgctagggttagggtaggattagaccgcgaatttggaggggggcacctatttatagattctgggagttaggagagtcaaaatgaggtgcggttttcgcccacatgatcgtgatcgaacggtcgagagcatggaggggagttttctggtttttgggccactttggaagggtgttgggctgcaagacaaaagaggctttacggttacccggttaaccgttggagtatcaaacgacctccaaatggcacgaaacttgacaggtgctctaccggtgctataccaaggccgcttggcaaacttcgggccattccgagaaagtttaacacccgctcacaatgagagacaaaaaggggacgccggaggacataggagtgtcggattgcaaaacggaaaacgggaaaaatgctcggatgcatgaaacgaacacgtatgcaaaatgaaatgcacatgataacatgatatgaaatgcatatgaggacatggcaaagtgcaacacgcaagcaaaagacatggcaacgacggcgaataactggcggacacctggcgcaacggatcCAGGGCGTTACATCATGATTCTTTGTGTTTGCGTTTCAGTGTGCTTGTAAGGGTCAACTACTTTGTACTGATTCATGATATGAAtgaaaaaattctcaaaaaaatcCAGGGTTTGATTCTTACAAAAGCCTCAAAAAAAATTTAGTTCGACTGCTGTTCGCTAGCTTGGGCTGGCCCAGTCGCGTCGGCGCCGTGTTTCTTCGACTGTTGTTCCTTAGTTTGGGCTGGCCCTGTCGCGTCGCCCCCTGTGCGTCGGCGCCCTGTTGGACGCAACAAGCGTTCAATAGGAGCTCCCAATCtcgcctccccctcccctggcGGCGCCGTCGTTCTCCACCAGGTCGgccgtcttcttcttgttctttgggCCGTTCTGCATCAGTCGGCCGTCTGCTTCTTATTCCTTGGGTCGGTATCATCTAGTAATTTGTTGTTCCTCATTTCTTTTGAATCTAACTACTGCAGGAAGGAAAGAGGATCTTTGAGGTGTTGGATTGATCGGAGATGAGCGCCCGGCGGTTTTTGAACATCCTGGTGTCGGATTGCCAGAAATTCACGTACATGCTGCGGCGCTTCGACCTGTCCCACAACCAGTTCTTCTACCCAACACCAGAAGAAGCAGCGGAACATGCCAAAGTGGTGCCTCCATTGACAGGCATGCCCGACAAGTCAACCCTATCAGCTAACTCCTCGGCGGGGGCGGggcacaacaagaagaagaagccgATGTATATTCGGCCACCGGCACCGATGGTGAACATGAAACCATAGAAATGCGCCAAGACTCGGTACGATCGATGGGGCGAGATGGATTGCTTCCCTCTCACTGAAACCAAGCTCTTCTTCACCGACAGCTCCGCGAGCATCTTCTGCTTCGATGCCGACACCCACTGCATCGACACCATGCCCAGCCTCCACACGCCCAAGTCCGACCCCTTGTCCTTCTCCATCCCTCCAAATCCGACCACCTCCAAGGAAGGCGAAGGCGAAGGCGGAGGCCTCTACATCATGGACAGGATCCTCAGGCCCAACAAGGAGGGTCAGGTCCAGTTTGAGTCTATCTCGTACCGCAGGCGCTGCAACCACTCCAGCAAGGCCTGGCACTGCGACGCCCTCCCGCCGCCGCCTTTCGTCCACGACCCGGCCTACAAACAAGCCTCCATCTACTCCTATGCCCTGGTTGGTGGCCACACCATCTGTATCTCCATCAGGGGCGTCGGCACCTACTGCTTTGACACGCTGGCTTGCGAGTGGAGCAAGGCTGGCAACTGGCTCATGCCGTTTCATGGCAGGGCGGAGTATGACCCGGAGCTCGGCCTCTGTCTTGGCGTCTCTGAGCGCAACATCCACCTCCCCTGCGTCGCCGACATCTCCGGTGTCCTCAGAGGGGAGGAGCCGCTGCCGGAGCACACTCGAATCTGGGAGGATACTGACATGCCAGAGGGGTGGTACCCGCACAGTCAGTGCTCCACCGAAGTTGTCAGCCTGGGTTCAGGCAGGTTTTGCGTCACCAACTTCGTTGAAACTAAGGACTTCGATGAGCGCTGCGGCCATTCGTTGGTTGACGACATATTTGCTGTCTTCACCGGCATGGAGCTAGTGTTACCCGGCAATGACAATGATGAGGGCAAAGCCAACAGCAACAGCAAGGGCGACTCCAAAGGCAATGCCAATGGGAACAGCAACGGGATTGCTGGTGTGCGTATGATTAAGCATAAATCCAGATCTTGCAGGAGTCACGGAACCAACTTGATCAAGTCTGTGCTCTGATGAGAGCCATAATAGTCTGCTCTCAGGCCATGTCCTACTTGGTCTGCCTGCTTTACCCTCTCTATCTCTACTCTGATATATGTATTGTAATAAGATACTGTATGTATGTTGAGGCTTCATTTGCGATATAGTCATGCTGCTCTTTTGTATCTTGCTTTCCCAGTTAGCAATCAAACTTTGAATAATCTTGGGGCAAAGTGACTGGCGTGCTTTGCCTCTGATGTTATTGTGGAGCAAATCCAGCCTGTATCTAGATTTGCAGTTGAGCAACTGGTTCAGACACCTGTTTGCTACTCTTAAAATGTCTGTTTGCTACTCTTAAAGTGCTTACTAAAGAGTCTATAACGAAGAAGAGCTTGTATATGGTGGGAGTGCAAGCTTAAGGTGCCGGCTCCAAATCCAAATGTTTGTTGTGAATCTACGAGTCATGCCTTTGGCGCCGGCCTTCCTGGCGATGCAATAGATGCCTTTGGCGCCGGCCTTCCTTCCTGGCGATGCAATAGATGCCTTTGGCGCCGGCCTTCCTGGCAATGCAATAGAGCAAGAACAAGGGCGGGCCTATTCGGCGCCGAACCAGATGGAGACGAACTGCACAAATCCGGCTGTCCATTTGTCAAAAAATATGCTGGATGGCGCCTCATTCACATCATCATTCGTGCTATGAACACTCGCACTAGGTTCTGAAACCAACAAAGAGGTTATTTGATGCCACCACATTCTAATGATTTATGAGAACTATTGTTAGTTTTCCAACTTCTGTAACACTAATAATTTACATATACATGATTTGCAGCTCACACTTCTGTAACAATAAACATTTA contains:
- the LOC119277186 gene encoding uncharacterized protein LOC119277186; its protein translation is MDCFPLTETKLFFTDSSASIFCFDADTHCIDTMPSLHTPKSDPLSFSIPPNPTTSKEGEGEGGGLYIMDRILRPNKEGQVQFESISYRRRCNHSSKAWHCDALPPPPFVHDPAYKQASIYSYALVGGHTICISIRGVGTYCFDTLACEWSKAGNWLMPFHGRAEYDPELGLCLGVSERNIHLPCVADISGVLRGEEPLPEHTRIWEDTDMPEGWYPHSQCSTEVVSLGSGRFCVTNFVETKDFDERCGHSLVDDIFAVFTGMELVLPGNDNDEGKANSNSKGDSKGNANGNSNGIAGVRMIKHKSRSCRSHGTNLIKSVL